A part of Bacteroidia bacterium genomic DNA contains:
- a CDS encoding Gfo/Idh/MocA family oxidoreductase, translating to MNIQNQKVRFAVIGCGHIGKRHAEMVHRHPEAELVALCDIKDKALLGIEQYTVPFYSSADELLHNHPDIDVVSVCTPNGLHATFGLKALAAKKNLVIEKPMALSKADCEKMIFKALQMSKQVFCVMQNRYSPPSVWIKDLLERRVLGDIYMVQINCYWNRDERYYKPDTWKGDLELDGGTLFTQFSHFIDIMYWLFGDITNIKAKFNDFKHQQNTDFEDSGVVNFDFINGGMGCLNYSTAVWDKNLESSLTIVAENGTVKIGGQYMNEVEVCNIKDYQMPELPEANPANDYGGYKGSANNHNLFYENVIDTLKGRNVVTTNALEGLKVVEIIERIYENNLFLKKKG from the coding sequence ATGAATATTCAAAATCAGAAAGTTAGATTCGCAGTTATTGGATGTGGACATATCGGAAAAAGACATGCCGAGATGGTGCATAGACATCCTGAGGCTGAATTAGTGGCTCTTTGTGATATCAAAGACAAGGCATTGTTAGGTATTGAGCAATATACTGTACCTTTTTATTCTTCAGCTGATGAGTTATTACATAATCATCCTGATATTGATGTAGTGTCTGTATGTACTCCCAATGGACTCCACGCTACTTTTGGATTGAAGGCTCTTGCTGCAAAGAAGAATCTTGTAATCGAAAAACCAATGGCATTAAGCAAAGCAGATTGCGAAAAGATGATTTTCAAAGCACTGCAAATGTCCAAACAGGTTTTTTGTGTGATGCAAAACAGATATTCTCCTCCCTCAGTTTGGATTAAAGACTTGCTTGAAAGAAGGGTGTTAGGCGATATTTATATGGTTCAAATAAATTGTTACTGGAATCGAGACGAACGATACTATAAGCCTGATACTTGGAAAGGTGATTTAGAACTTGATGGCGGTACACTATTTACTCAATTTTCTCACTTCATTGACATCATGTATTGGTTGTTTGGCGATATTACCAACATTAAAGCCAAGTTTAATGATTTTAAACACCAGCAAAATACAGATTTTGAAGATAGTGGGGTTGTCAATTTTGATTTTATTAACGGAGGTATGGGTTGTCTCAATTACTCAACCGCAGTATGGGATAAAAATCTTGAATCATCTTTGACCATTGTGGCAGAGAATGGAACTGTGAAGATAGGTGGACAATACATGAACGAAGTTGAAGTTTGTAATATCAAAGATTATCAGATGCCTGAATTGCCTGAGGCTAATCCTGCGAATGATTATGGAGGATATAAAGGCTCTGCGAATAATCATAATTTGTTTTATGAAAATGTGATTGATACCTTGAAAGGAAGGAATGTGGTTACAACGAATGCACTCGAAGGATTAAAGGTGGTAGAAATCATTGAGAGGATTTATGAAAACAATCTATTTTTAAAGAAAAAAGGCTAA
- the gmk gene encoding guanylate kinase: MEINGKVIIFSAPSGTGKSTVVNHLLNIFPELEFSVSATTRKPRGKEIHGKEYYFLSESDFKAKLANDEFLEHEMVYEGLYYGTLWSEVKRIWSHGKTVVFDVDVMGGLNIKKQFGDKALAVFLRPPSIEVLMERLKKRSTEVEHELQERINKANHELSFESKYDVVVVNDVLEQTFTQCESLVRNFISS, translated from the coding sequence ATGGAAATAAACGGAAAAGTCATCATTTTTTCTGCCCCTTCAGGAACCGGAAAAAGCACGGTTGTCAACCATTTGCTTAACATATTCCCTGAATTAGAATTCTCTGTTTCGGCTACTACGAGAAAACCCAGAGGCAAAGAAATTCATGGTAAAGAATACTATTTCTTATCAGAAAGTGATTTTAAAGCAAAACTTGCTAACGATGAGTTTTTGGAACATGAGATGGTTTATGAAGGACTGTATTACGGCACACTTTGGTCTGAAGTAAAACGAATTTGGAGCCATGGAAAAACTGTGGTTTTTGATGTAGATGTCATGGGTGGATTAAACATAAAAAAACAATTCGGAGACAAAGCTCTTGCTGTTTTTCTAAGACCTCCAAGCATTGAAGTGTTGATGGAAAGGTTGAAGAAAAGAAGTACCGAAGTAGAACATGAACTTCAAGAAAGAATCAACAAAGCCAATCATGAACTTTCTTTTGAATCTAAATACGATGTGGTGGTTGTGAATGATGTTTTAGAACAAACATTTACACAATGTGAGAGTCTGGTTAGGAATTTTATTAGTTCTTAA
- a CDS encoding transglycosylase domain-containing protein translates to MKKILLIIWICLVTSVLFGILFMIGISKGLLGAMPDIVELENPKSEISSEIYAEDGVLLGKYYIKNRSNVSYAQISPFMFQALIATEDIRFDKHAGIDFRSLARAIAGAGGSGGGSTITQQLAKNLFHDPDYSSTIKRVIQKLKEWVIAIELERAYTKDEIITMYLNTVQFSGHSYGIKSAAKEFFNKEPLDLKREEAAVLVGLLKAISYYSPKLNPDNAIKRRNVVLSQMAKYKFFPKEEFDSLKSLPIELDYVADSHNEGLAPYFREYMKRILIPWCNERGLNLYKDGLKIYTTINSKMQAHAEKAVNFHLTSLQAEFYKSWGNKVPWRAENWAELKSFPEMEAKKTERYRTLKLEFKDDTAAIWKVMNTPAKMTLFSWQGEVDTTMSPMDSVKYYAQFLQTGFIAMDPHTGQIKSWVGGINHKYFQYDHVNKSATRQVGSTFKPLFYASALYLGADPCEYFPREQTTFFIDGSQSWSPKNSDGSSGGFMNMPQGLANSDNLYTAQLMKSLGESGPQNVVDFVRKMGIDSSKLQAVYSICLGVCDISVMEMASAFSVFANKGNWIEPTFLTRIEDKNGNILAEFGPTKINQVLTEEKAYTIFKFLEGAVNYGTGARLRGRYKIAGTIGGKTGTTQSNSDGWFMSVTRDLVTATWVGCDSRAVRFRSTNLGQGANSALPIFANFIKSVLADQELDFRLDPLDVPEVVSTPPMWECAPYKPDGNQSLQLGF, encoded by the coding sequence TTGAAAAAAATTCTTCTAATCATCTGGATTTGTTTAGTTACATCCGTTCTGTTCGGAATCCTTTTTATGATTGGTATAAGCAAAGGTTTGTTGGGTGCGATGCCAGATATTGTTGAATTAGAAAATCCCAAAAGTGAAATTTCATCTGAAATTTATGCTGAGGACGGGGTGTTGCTTGGGAAATATTACATAAAAAACCGCTCCAATGTTTCCTATGCGCAGATCAGTCCGTTTATGTTTCAAGCACTCATTGCCACAGAAGATATTCGTTTTGACAAACATGCAGGCATTGATTTTAGAAGCCTTGCGCGCGCAATAGCAGGGGCAGGAGGTTCTGGCGGAGGGAGTACAATCACACAGCAGCTTGCAAAAAATCTGTTTCATGACCCTGATTATAGCAGCACTATTAAAAGGGTTATTCAAAAACTAAAAGAATGGGTGATTGCGATTGAATTGGAGCGAGCATACACAAAAGACGAAATTATTACAATGTATCTCAACACGGTGCAGTTCTCAGGTCATTCTTACGGGATTAAATCTGCTGCTAAAGAGTTTTTTAATAAAGAACCTTTAGATTTAAAACGAGAAGAAGCCGCGGTTCTGGTGGGGTTGCTGAAAGCGATTTCATATTATAGTCCAAAATTGAATCCAGACAATGCAATCAAAAGAAGAAATGTTGTGTTGTCTCAAATGGCTAAGTATAAATTTTTCCCTAAGGAAGAATTTGACAGTTTAAAGAGTTTGCCAATTGAATTGGATTATGTGGCGGATTCGCATAATGAAGGATTAGCTCCATATTTTAGAGAATATATGAAGCGCATATTAATTCCTTGGTGTAATGAACGAGGGCTTAATTTGTATAAAGATGGATTGAAAATATATACAACCATCAATTCTAAAATGCAAGCACATGCAGAAAAAGCCGTGAACTTTCATTTAACCTCTTTGCAAGCAGAGTTTTATAAAAGTTGGGGAAATAAAGTGCCTTGGCGAGCAGAGAATTGGGCTGAACTGAAAAGTTTCCCCGAAATGGAGGCAAAAAAGACAGAACGTTATAGGACGCTCAAATTAGAGTTTAAGGATGATACTGCCGCTATTTGGAAAGTGATGAATACTCCTGCCAAAATGACTTTGTTTAGTTGGCAAGGAGAGGTTGATACTACAATGAGTCCGATGGATTCTGTAAAATATTATGCGCAATTTCTGCAAACAGGCTTTATTGCAATGGATCCGCATACAGGTCAAATCAAATCCTGGGTAGGTGGAATAAACCACAAATATTTTCAGTATGATCATGTGAACAAGTCTGCAACAAGACAAGTAGGTTCAACGTTTAAGCCGCTTTTCTATGCTTCTGCTTTGTATCTTGGGGCAGACCCATGCGAGTATTTTCCGCGAGAACAAACTACATTCTTTATAGATGGTTCGCAATCATGGTCTCCTAAGAACTCTGATGGGAGTTCAGGCGGTTTTATGAATATGCCCCAAGGTTTGGCTAATTCAGATAACCTTTATACGGCTCAATTGATGAAAAGCCTTGGTGAATCAGGTCCGCAAAATGTTGTGGACTTTGTGCGTAAAATGGGTATTGATAGCTCTAAGCTGCAAGCAGTGTATTCCATTTGTCTCGGGGTTTGTGATATTTCTGTTATGGAAATGGCGAGTGCTTTTAGTGTGTTTGCAAATAAAGGCAATTGGATTGAACCTACATTTCTAACCCGAATCGAAGATAAGAATGGCAATATTTTGGCAGAATTTGGACCCACCAAAATCAATCAAGTATTAACTGAAGAAAAAGCATATACTATCTTCAAATTTCTGGAAGGAGCAGTAAATTATGGGACAGGTGCCCGATTGAGAGGACGTTATAAAATAGCCGGCACCATAGGAGGTAAAACCGGTACTACACAAAGTAACTCAGACGGTTGGTTTATGAGTGTAACACGTGATTTGGTTACTGCTACTTGGGTTGGTTGTGATAGCCGAGCCGTCAGGTTTAGAAGTACAAACTTAGGACAAGGAGCCAATTCGGCACTGCCCATTTTTGCCAATTTTATTAAGTCAGTACTTGCCGACCAAGAACTTGATTTTAGACTTGACCCGCTTGATGTACCTGAAGTGGTAAGCACTCCACCAATGTGGGAATGTGCGCCTTACAAGCCTGATGGGAATCAATCCCTGCAATTAGGTTTTTAA
- a CDS encoding glycosyltransferase family 4 protein: MKVLLLTDGVYPYALGGMQKHSNNLARYLAREGCEVTLAHCVYGENVIPDNRTVAKELEVTAVVGFKFPDSIHLPGHYILNSRKYSQLLYEHFKTDMASFDVIYAQGFTAWTMLKRRNQNVCTPVVLNLHGIEMYQPAFSFKERLEKSLLRIPAKSLIKNADFIQSLGGKLTARLNQLSHKSKVWECGIGIESSWYRDVNELQVHEGVLKFVFIGRHEARKGLHLLNPVLQRLSNAQQEFAIDFIGEIPAAMQLSGKEFTYHGKIMDENKIQNILDQCDVLLLTSLSEGMPTVVLEAMTRGLAVLATDVGAVAKLVSADNGQLIQPGNVKELEEGILSFCSMDADQLLKKKQHSIQKATPFKWDVIIKDYVAFLSSISG; encoded by the coding sequence ATGAAAGTTCTTCTGCTTACAGATGGGGTTTATCCTTATGCTTTGGGAGGGATGCAAAAACATTCCAATAACTTAGCCAGGTATCTTGCAAGAGAAGGTTGTGAGGTTACGCTTGCGCACTGTGTTTATGGAGAGAATGTTATTCCCGATAATCGCACAGTTGCCAAGGAATTAGAAGTTACAGCAGTTGTTGGATTTAAATTCCCTGATTCCATTCATTTGCCGGGACATTATATTTTAAATTCAAGGAAATACAGTCAGTTACTTTATGAACATTTTAAAACCGACATGGCTTCGTTTGATGTAATTTATGCACAAGGCTTTACTGCTTGGACAATGCTTAAAAGACGGAATCAAAATGTTTGCACCCCGGTAGTGCTCAATTTACATGGAATTGAAATGTATCAACCTGCGTTCTCTTTTAAGGAAAGACTTGAAAAATCCCTATTGCGAATCCCTGCAAAATCTCTGATAAAAAATGCGGATTTTATCCAATCCTTAGGAGGTAAGTTAACCGCTCGTCTGAATCAGTTATCTCATAAAAGTAAAGTGTGGGAGTGTGGTATCGGTATTGAGTCTTCATGGTATAGAGATGTAAATGAATTGCAAGTGCATGAGGGGGTGTTAAAATTTGTTTTTATAGGCAGACATGAAGCGAGAAAGGGATTGCATTTGTTGAATCCCGTCCTTCAAAGACTATCAAATGCACAGCAAGAATTTGCAATAGATTTTATTGGCGAAATTCCTGCTGCAATGCAATTGTCAGGCAAAGAGTTCACTTATCATGGCAAAATCATGGATGAGAATAAAATTCAAAACATTCTTGACCAATGTGATGTGTTGCTGCTGACATCTCTATCAGAAGGGATGCCCACTGTTGTGTTAGAGGCTATGACACGTGGATTAGCGGTATTGGCTACGGATGTAGGAGCGGTTGCAAAATTAGTTAGCGCTGATAATGGACAGCTAATACAACCGGGAAATGTCAAAGAGTTGGAAGAAGGTATTCTATCGTTTTGTTCGATGGATGCAGATCAGCTGTTAAAGAAAAAGCAACATTCAATTCAGAAAGCAACACCTTTCAAATGGGATGTTATTATTAAAGATTATGTGGCTTTTCTTAGTTCTATTTCAGGATAA
- a CDS encoding ABC transporter ATP-binding protein/permease — MYFKEIFDIYKQAWRILQAKYKPTVVKHALGLSLLSIADFVGLAVLVPLLVVLLNSGLHNSIFGHYPVTYLFAFLAGVMLFFIVKAYVSFFLLKKQASLVSRIVRNISEINTRQFLDLPYEKRLETNSSLFSEKVYFQPLLIGQGIFVPLFVLFQESVVLICILCGLLVFYPFISLGLMIVLALSGIIMYKWIRSRTKVLGQSNISKRKNLFNEITLSHSGMLDIKQNQAQEFYIKDITDKVYTLAKGELETNTLKVIPFRVNELISVVGLAAMILYAYMIDFQEDFILFGSVFALALFRAVPAINRIQLNLVQMRLYSNHLKTLNINTSVEIESEVLAPFCKNLSVKAVSQTYRESNEPIFNPLNFTIPAGTITVFSGRSGAGKSTMLKIIAGQVTPSKGELWVDGVKITPNNIKSWQNQLTYISQKPFVHRGSILDNLTLGSDKAVDKKRAEEALVLSGLNEFVDGWETRAIGEEGFKISEGQKQRLLLARALYRNTRILLLDEITANLDSENTHYILRTLRAMRQRGCTIILISHNPDFFTIADLNINFKDKQIYLHEYSKSES; from the coding sequence ATGTATTTTAAAGAAATATTTGATATATATAAACAAGCATGGAGAATATTGCAGGCTAAATACAAACCTACAGTTGTTAAACATGCATTGGGCTTGTCTTTGCTGTCAATTGCGGATTTCGTAGGTTTGGCTGTCCTTGTACCTTTGTTGGTTGTATTATTGAATTCCGGTTTGCATAATTCTATTTTTGGACATTATCCTGTAACATATCTGTTTGCTTTTTTAGCGGGAGTAATGCTTTTTTTTATAGTCAAAGCCTATGTTTCATTCTTTCTTCTAAAAAAACAGGCAAGTTTAGTGAGTAGAATTGTGCGGAATATTTCAGAAATAAATACTCGTCAATTTTTAGATTTACCTTATGAAAAACGCTTGGAAACCAACTCGTCTTTATTTTCAGAAAAGGTATATTTTCAACCTCTGTTAATAGGTCAGGGGATTTTTGTTCCATTGTTTGTTTTGTTTCAAGAATCTGTGGTGCTTATCTGCATTTTATGTGGTCTGTTGGTCTTCTATCCCTTTATCTCCTTAGGTCTAATGATTGTACTCGCTCTCTCCGGTATTATTATGTATAAATGGATTCGTTCGCGAACTAAAGTACTTGGGCAGAGTAATATCAGTAAACGCAAGAATCTTTTTAATGAAATTACTTTAAGCCATAGCGGTATGCTTGATATAAAGCAGAATCAGGCACAGGAATTCTATATTAAAGATATTACAGATAAAGTTTATACACTTGCCAAAGGCGAGTTGGAGACGAATACCCTCAAAGTGATTCCGTTTAGAGTCAATGAGCTGATTTCGGTTGTTGGGCTTGCAGCTATGATTCTCTATGCGTACATGATAGATTTTCAAGAAGATTTTATTTTGTTTGGGTCAGTTTTTGCGCTGGCATTATTCAGAGCTGTGCCTGCAATCAATCGTATTCAGTTAAATTTAGTTCAAATGCGACTGTATTCAAACCATCTTAAAACGTTGAATATCAATACGAGTGTTGAAATTGAGAGTGAAGTGTTAGCACCATTTTGTAAAAATTTATCAGTTAAGGCTGTAAGTCAAACTTACAGAGAAAGTAATGAACCAATCTTTAATCCGCTTAATTTTACTATCCCTGCCGGCACTATCACTGTTTTCTCAGGTCGTTCAGGTGCAGGAAAGTCAACAATGCTCAAAATTATTGCCGGTCAAGTTACGCCTTCCAAAGGTGAGTTGTGGGTTGATGGAGTTAAAATCACTCCTAACAATATCAAATCTTGGCAAAATCAGTTGACATATATTAGTCAGAAGCCATTTGTACATAGAGGAAGTATTTTGGACAACCTCACTCTTGGCTCAGACAAGGCGGTAGATAAAAAACGTGCGGAAGAAGCGCTTGTTTTGTCCGGACTCAATGAATTTGTGGATGGATGGGAAACACGTGCTATTGGAGAAGAGGGATTTAAGATTTCGGAGGGACAAAAACAAAGGTTGTTATTAGCGCGTGCTTTATACAGGAACACCCGTATTTTATTGCTAGATGAAATCACTGCTAATCTTGACTCTGAGAACACACATTACATTTTGAGAACATTGCGGGCAATGCGTCAAAGAGGGTGTACTATTATTCTCATTTCTCATAACCCGGATTTTTTTACTATTGCAGACTTAAATATAAATTTTAAAGATAAACAAATATACCTACATGAATATTCAAAATCAGAAAGTTAG
- a CDS encoding methylmalonyl-CoA mutase family protein yields the protein MKEQEVYHPKHKIRVVTAASLFDGHDAAINIMRRIIQGTGAEVIHLGHDRSALEVVNTAIQEDADAISMTSYQGGHNEYFKYMYDLLKERGAGHIKIFGGGGGVILPKEIKDLMKYGIERIYSPDDGRSMGLQGMINDLVQKVDKIYDKKPSVPTGDKLKKLLEKRDVNTISRLISLAENNPKLFKQTFKSAAAKSKTPVLGITGTGGAGKSSLVDEFVRRYLNDFPKKNVAIISVDPSKRKTGGALLGDRIRMNSINNERVFMRSMATRQSNLSLSQHVDDALAIMQAAGFDLIILETSGIGQSGSEISEHADVALYVMTPEYGAASQLEKIDMLDFADVVALNKFDKKGALDALRDVKKQFQRNHKLFDMKPEDMPVFGTVASQFNDSGMNKLYHKLIEVIEKKTKVKFGTGVAIKQESSEKVYIIPPQRTRYLSEITENNRNYNATAVRQSEIASKLYGLYQAVLSFGGDDLLLNPNYKGSDDILKKLVAQFHKEKKNLNPHHWDLIQQWANKIQSFKDEYFVFKVRDKQIKIQTHTESLSHSQVPKIAVPRYSGWGDILLWILTENFPGEFPYAAGIYPFKREGEDPTRMFAGEGGPERTNKRFHYVSKGMPAKRLSTAFDSVTLYGRNPDLRPDIYGKIGNAGVSICCLDDAKKLYSGFNLADPKTSVSMTINGPAPMLLAFFMNAAIDQQCEVYIKENGLENEVKKKIAKIYKSYGQPIPQYQGELPEGNDGLGLMLLGVTGDLVLPQNVYEKIKAHTLSQVRGTVQADILKEDQAQNTCIFSTEFALRLMGDVQEYFISQKIRNFYSVSISGYHIAEAGANPITQLAFTLSNGFTYVEYYLSRGMSIDDFGPNLSFFFSNGIDPEYAVIGRVARRIWAKAMKHKYGADARSQMLKYHIQTSGRSLHAQEIDFNDIRTTLQALYAIYDNCNSLHTNAYDEAITTPTEESVRRAMAIQLIINRELGLAKNENPLQGSFIIEELTDLVEEAVYAEFDRITDRGGVLGAMETMYQRSTIQEESLYYERLKQTGEFPIIGVNTFLSSSGSPTIIPKEVIRATQTEKDYQIEMLAHLHKRNEKNTDEALKKLQSAAIHNKNVFAELMEVAKICSLGQITDALFNVGGQYRRSM from the coding sequence ATGAAAGAACAAGAAGTATATCATCCCAAGCATAAGATTCGTGTAGTTACAGCAGCTTCACTGTTTGATGGACATGACGCAGCGATTAATATCATGCGTAGAATTATTCAAGGCACTGGTGCGGAGGTCATCCACCTAGGACACGATAGGAGTGCTCTTGAAGTAGTCAATACTGCCATACAAGAAGATGCTGATGCTATTTCTATGACGAGTTATCAAGGTGGGCATAATGAATACTTTAAATATATGTATGACCTGCTCAAAGAACGTGGTGCAGGGCATATCAAGATTTTTGGCGGTGGTGGTGGTGTAATTTTACCCAAAGAAATCAAAGATTTGATGAAGTATGGAATCGAGAGGATCTATTCTCCCGATGATGGTAGAAGTATGGGTTTGCAAGGGATGATAAATGATCTTGTGCAAAAGGTTGATAAAATCTATGACAAGAAACCAAGTGTTCCAACCGGTGATAAACTCAAAAAATTGCTTGAAAAAAGGGATGTTAACACCATCTCAAGACTCATCTCGCTTGCAGAAAATAATCCTAAGTTATTTAAACAAACCTTTAAATCAGCTGCCGCTAAATCAAAGACACCGGTGTTGGGAATCACAGGAACAGGAGGTGCAGGAAAATCAAGTTTGGTTGATGAGTTTGTGAGAAGATATCTCAACGATTTTCCTAAGAAGAATGTCGCCATTATTTCTGTTGATCCAAGTAAACGCAAGACAGGTGGAGCATTGTTGGGTGATAGAATCAGAATGAATTCAATAAACAATGAACGTGTGTTCATGCGTTCAATGGCAACCCGTCAAAGCAATCTTTCTTTGAGTCAACATGTTGATGATGCACTTGCAATTATGCAAGCTGCCGGCTTTGATTTGATTATACTGGAAACCTCAGGAATAGGGCAGTCAGGAAGTGAAATTTCAGAACATGCAGATGTAGCACTCTATGTGATGACACCGGAGTATGGTGCTGCTTCTCAACTTGAAAAGATTGATATGCTTGACTTTGCTGATGTTGTTGCACTGAATAAGTTTGACAAGAAAGGAGCTTTGGATGCACTTAGAGATGTAAAGAAACAATTTCAACGCAATCACAAATTGTTTGATATGAAGCCGGAAGATATGCCCGTTTTCGGGACAGTTGCTTCTCAGTTCAATGATTCAGGTATGAATAAATTATATCACAAACTGATAGAGGTGATTGAGAAAAAAACAAAAGTGAAATTTGGAACAGGAGTCGCAATCAAGCAAGAGTCGTCTGAGAAAGTGTATATCATCCCTCCGCAGCGTACTCGCTATCTAAGTGAAATTACAGAGAATAATAGAAACTATAACGCCACTGCAGTTAGACAATCTGAAATTGCTTCAAAATTATATGGTTTATACCAAGCCGTGCTTAGCTTTGGAGGAGATGACTTATTGCTCAATCCTAACTATAAAGGCTCTGATGATATACTCAAAAAATTGGTCGCTCAATTCCACAAAGAAAAGAAGAATCTAAACCCCCATCATTGGGATTTGATACAACAATGGGCTAACAAGATTCAATCTTTTAAGGATGAATATTTTGTATTTAAAGTACGCGATAAGCAAATAAAAATACAAACCCATACAGAGTCTTTGTCTCATTCACAGGTGCCGAAGATTGCGGTTCCGCGTTACAGTGGTTGGGGAGATATTTTACTTTGGATATTAACTGAAAATTTTCCGGGTGAATTTCCTTATGCTGCCGGAATTTATCCCTTCAAGAGAGAAGGAGAAGATCCAACACGAATGTTTGCCGGAGAAGGTGGTCCGGAACGAACTAATAAGAGGTTTCATTATGTCAGCAAAGGGATGCCGGCTAAACGTCTTTCAACAGCGTTTGATTCTGTAACCCTGTATGGCAGAAACCCGGATTTACGTCCTGATATTTATGGGAAAATTGGAAATGCCGGTGTGAGTATTTGCTGTTTGGATGATGCCAAAAAGCTATACAGCGGGTTTAATTTAGCAGACCCTAAGACTTCTGTTTCTATGACTATCAATGGTCCTGCACCTATGTTGTTGGCTTTCTTTATGAATGCTGCGATTGATCAGCAATGTGAGGTTTATATAAAAGAAAACGGATTAGAGAATGAGGTAAAAAAGAAGATTGCAAAGATTTACAAGTCTTATGGACAACCAATACCTCAATATCAAGGTGAGCTACCTGAAGGAAATGATGGATTAGGGCTCATGTTGCTCGGTGTTACAGGAGATCTGGTGCTGCCTCAAAATGTATATGAAAAGATTAAAGCCCATACTTTATCTCAGGTTCGTGGCACTGTACAAGCTGATATACTTAAAGAAGATCAGGCACAAAATACATGTATCTTTAGTACTGAGTTTGCACTTAGATTGATGGGTGATGTACAAGAATATTTTATTTCTCAAAAAATCAGGAATTTTTATTCAGTTTCAATTTCAGGATATCATATTGCGGAAGCCGGAGCAAATCCAATTACACAATTAGCCTTTACACTGTCAAATGGTTTTACTTATGTTGAGTACTACCTTTCCAGAGGCATGAGTATTGATGATTTTGGACCTAATTTGTCTTTCTTTTTTAGTAACGGAATAGACCCTGAGTATGCAGTAATAGGACGTGTGGCGAGAAGAATTTGGGCGAAAGCGATGAAACACAAATACGGTGCGGATGCTCGTTCACAAATGTTAAAATACCATATTCAAACCAGTGGTCGCTCTTTACATGCCCAAGAAATTGACTTTAATGATATTAGAACAACATTGCAAGCCTTGTATGCAATTTATGACAATTGTAATTCTCTGCATACTAATGCTTATGATGAAGCGATCACAACCCCGACAGAGGAGTCTGTGCGCAGGGCTATGGCGATTCAACTTATCATCAATAGAGAATTAGGCTTGGCAAAAAATGAAAATCCATTACAAGGTTCATTTATCATTGAAGAGTTAACAGATTTGGTAGAAGAAGCTGTGTATGCTGAGTTTGATAGAATTACCGATAGAGGTGGTGTGTTGGGCGCAATGGAAACAATGTACCAACGCAGTACTATTCAAGAAGAGAGTTTATATTATGAAAGATTAAAACAAACGGGTGAGTTCCCTATTATAGGGGTTAATACATTCTTGAGTAGCAGTGGATCTCCAACTATTATTCCTAAAGAAGTCATTCGGGCTACACAAACGGAAAAGGACTATCAAATTGAGATGTTGGCTCATTTGCATAAGCGAAATGAAAAAAATACTGACGAAGCACTCAAGAAGCTGCAATCAGCCGCAATTCACAATAAGAATGTGTTTGCAGAATTAATGGAAGTTGCTAAGATTTGTTCATTAGGTCAGATCACCGATGCCTTGTTCAATGTGGGAGGGCAATATAGGAGAAGTATGTAA